GAGGAGATCTCCCTCGAGGAAGGGAAGGTGACCCCGGAGCAGCTGGCTCGGATCGGGGAGCAGATCTTCAAGGCGAAAGGCACATGCACGATTTGCCATCGGATAGGTCAAGTGGGCGCCCGCGCGCCCGATTTGGCCGGGATCGGGGCGCGAGCAGCCGCCCGAAAGCCAGGGGTGAGCGCGATGGCCTACCTCGTCGAGTCTCTCCTGAACCCAGGGGCGTACGTGGTGGAGGGGTTTCCGAAGATCATGCCGAAAATAGACCGACCCCCCATCGGGCTGAACCGATCTGAGATCTGGGCGGTCGTGGCATTCCTGGAGTCTCTGGGTGGGACCGTGGACGTAAAACTGCAGGACATTCCCGAAACTGCAGGGGCACAGGCCATAGGGGAGGGCGCGCCGGTGGCCGAGCTGAAGCTCCCCGGCGATCCAAAGGCGGGCCAGGCGGTATTCATGGGCAAGGGCGGGTGCATCGCCTGCCATAAAGCGGGCGCCATCGGCGCCTCTCCTTTGGGGCCGGACCTCTCCCAGATTGCCAGGATTCAAACGCCGGAGTACATCATGGCGAAGATTCTCAATCCCGCGGGAATGGGGACCGTGGTCGGTTACCCCCCTAATTTGATGCCCCCGACGTTTGGTCAGGTGCTGACCGCCAAGGAGTATGTTGACTTGGTTTCTTTCCTTCTGAGCCTCAAGGGTGAGGACGGGGCTTCGGGTTCCACCGCGAAGAAGCCATGACCCTCCTCCGGTCGAAGCTCCTCCAGGCAGTGTTGGTGGTCGTGACCATGTATCTGGTCTTCCGTTTCGGGATTCGGCCTCCCGCACCCTGGAGCGTGGTCAAGCTCTACATGGCGGTGGTGCTGCTTGCCGTATTCGTCTACGTCTCTTCAGATTCCGACTCCTGGCGTGCGTTCCTCTCCCCCATTCAATCCACGCTGTTGGACGAGAACAAACGGCCGATTCGCAGTGTGCTCATGGTGCTCCTCCCGATCCTGGCAGGCGTATACGCTTACACCCAGGCAGCCTCGAAGACCGCGGAGCCGGTTGAGCTCCGCGCTGTCCATCCGGCACCACCGGCCTCCATTACGTTCCGAGGGAAGGCCATCGACATCCAGGGGCTCGACAATCCGTTTCGGAAGGATGCCGCCAATTATAAAAAGTATGTGGCTGAGGGAGCGGCGATCTATATCAAGAACTGCTTCTTCTGCCACGGCGATGACTTGGATGGCGGCGGCCACTTCGCCCACGCCT
This genomic window from Candidatus Methylomirabilota bacterium contains:
- a CDS encoding cytochrome c, whose product is EEISLEEGKVTPEQLARIGEQIFKAKGTCTICHRIGQVGARAPDLAGIGARAAARKPGVSAMAYLVESLLNPGAYVVEGFPKIMPKIDRPPIGLNRSEIWAVVAFLESLGGTVDVKLQDIPETAGAQAIGEGAPVAELKLPGDPKAGQAVFMGKGGCIACHKAGAIGASPLGPDLSQIARIQTPEYIMAKILNPAGMGTVVGYPPNLMPPTFGQVLTAKEYVDLVSFLLSLKGEDGASGSTAKKP